The segment CTTAGAAAAAGTTTACGGGCATTCAGTTTGGAAGTCACGTGGCATTTCCATTATTGGCTAACACAAACTTGTTTTGTGTCACGGGCCTCTGTTTGGTCTCATCAAAAGAGTAGCTTTGACTTTGTGAAAGTATGAAGACGATTTACAGACGGGTTTTATGAGCCGGTAAGACCAAACAAAGAGCATTTCAAACATGTGCCGTAAGGGGGCCTGGAGCTCTGAGTATACTTGTTATTTTGCAGGCAAAAGAAAAACTTGAACCATGGGCAGTGTGTACTTTTTGTTGTCCTTCGTATGCCTACTGCATCGGAGCACCCCTCTTTCAGTGGGCAGCAGTGTCTTTTCAGCATGTACCATCTGAAAGAGATGTGGGCGTTTCTGCGATTCTCTTCGCTGTAAGGTGCCATCCTTCCCCTTAAGAATGGGGAGACACTTTATGACATCCCTGCCAAAGCAGCGGAAGAAAACTATGGGGCACTTTAAAAGAGCTTTCTGATCGACAGGTTTGCTGTCTCGCGCATATGGCTTGTAGCCCAAAAAGTTCATTTGCGATCAGTATTATGGGTCAACACCGTCTCTTGTAGAGTGAATATAGCCAACATGCATTCGGCCTATAGGCCGAATTCAGGCTATTCACTATATCATAActataaaaaaacagaagacgTACAAATACTATTTCAGTATACAAACAAATACCACTACTGGGctactttacaaaaacacaaaagtcaGTTGTGGTTTATCCAGAAATATCCATTTGATTTTCATGAGACACTGCAGAATAGTGCACTGATATACTTTGTGGGTCTTTtgtctaaaaacaacaacaaacaaacaaacacacgttaGTTAAACCTGTACATGCATTCACAGGACGACTTTAAGTGTAATTATATACATTTGGTCTGGCACTGCAGGTACCAGCCTCCGAGGTTGTGTGGGACTATTGGAGGCTAAATATATTCTAAATTGCGATTCAGGACGCctggaaaacaattaaaacgATGTATATTTAATTCCGGAGGAAACAGCGAAGGGTGCACGGCGTGTAATTACAGCCTGGAGCAGAAAATTGTTGTGCTGTCCGACAAGCATCTGATTTGCCCGCCACTGTTTCGGTACTTATGTGTGAAACCAGAGAAGAATGGAAGAACTGACAATCAAACCCCcactcttctcttttttataCGTCAACTCCACAACACTACGTGTCGAAATACGTGAGTATTGCCTTAATAAAACAGTAGTCTTATAATGTAAAGTATTGGTTACAGTCCATTTTCCTCTAATTGATCAATTGGCACCTGCTCGATGATTTTTGTTCAGTGCATTATTCTCTGACCCGCTAAACTCCACTTCTTTgaacaacaaccaaaacaacTATAGGgcattgttctttctttttttttgtttgctagATGAAATAATTATTGAACTAGTTTTGTGAAACTCTGGATGACGAGTTTAATTTCATTAATTGATGCCACTTGGCAAATGGAATGATACAATGCTTAATATAAAACTGTTCTGCTTTCAAAGGTGAGCAATTCATTTATATGTCACTGTATTCCAGCTATTTTGGTCGCATAACAATTAATGCATGAGGTATGAATTAACATTCAATAATTGATGATATATTAAGTGTGAAGTATCCCAGCACATATCGACTTGATAATTTGGTGAGTATAATGATACGTCCTGCAATAAGTAATGCAATAAATTATCACGAGGCTTGCAGTTAAGCATTATACTTAATTATATGATTCGTAGCCTTGTTATTAAGTGTTATCCATTATTGTGAATACATTCGATGTATTGCAAAAAGTGACACATTAAGTTTGAAAAGATAGCACCAACTCAGTGTTCATATAGTGGTTTATCAAATGTTCAACACAAATTTATAAATGTAAGATTTCGTTTTAATTCCGTACCCACATCTATACTTTCACCATaggaaaaatgaaacatttttagTGTTTTGAGGCTCCAAAGTCCAGTTATatcattttctttcagtttcCATTCTTTTTAGTTTCTTATAGGCCTACAGGTACCCACAGTCTTTCTTTATATCAATATGACGTAGACATCTGTCTGAGATCAGCTAAATCCGCCGCATATGTAAACGACCCCTTTTCATATACGTGGAAGGTAATTATCTATACCAGCTTcaacaaacaagacaacacaTTATTTCCGTCGTTCATTTTATTAAgagcattaaaaataatatatatacattgtataaCCTATAATAGCATATTGTGGCAATCTATACAGTGCAATTATGAACATTCAATCGGACACATCAACAGCTTCACCAAGGCCGCCACACATTGCGCTGAGTGTTTGCAACTTCATCCCTGTGACTGGCGGGGTGAAGCTTCTTGTTACTCGAACTTTGTTCGAGAGTATTTAGTTTGGGAGCCGCCTGTTTGGTCCCAGCGTCTCCATTCGGTATTAAGGAAGACGTGCTCGCGCGGTGGGCTTTTAAAGTTTTAGATTTAGCCGTTTTTCTGTCCTCGGGTCCAGCTGCGGGGGGAAGAACCCTCCGCACTTCTTCCCGAGTCTCCGCTCCGTCCGGaccgctgtccatggtgctgaagacTTCCTCTCGCCCACGAGAGCGGCAGAGTTTACTGGAGAGCTGCGATAACATCCAGCGGTCGCTCCCGTTTAAGTTGTCTGCCATCAGCAGGTACTGGTTGACGTTTGCCAGGCAGCAGCTGAAACCACTTTGATAGTCAGAAAActctgaagcagcagcagtgccTGAAAGTAAAGTCAACACATCCAAAGGTAAGACAACATATATAACGTTGTGCGTAAAGCTGGTCTGATGGTCTGGTCTACTGGTCAACATGAGGTTATAACTTACAGCTCTGGATCTTTTGGAGGTTCCTTAGATGTTTCACAGTAAGTTCCAGGATGTCGGCCTTTTCCAGTTTGCGCTTTCGAATCTGAAAATAAAGAGAAGAGATTTCATGCCATGTTCCTGTAGTAATTATAGTATCATTACTTAAACATTAATTAACTGGTCCCaggtaaaaatatatacagtatgtgtttaaAATTCCGAAGGTACACTCTGCATACTTACACTAGTGCTGTAGTAGCTCTCCAGGAGAGATTTTAACTGGTCCAAACATTTGTTTATGCGAGCTCTTCGTTTCTTTTCCATGAGTGGCTTGGATACCTGTaacatgaagaaataaaacagctgGTAAAATTAATATTCCATACAAGAAACTTCTATAATGCCGTGGTATTTAATTATCGGTTTTTGAATCATGTTTCTCTTCATAAGTTCTTATAAACACCTTGTTTCCAGCGATGGGTTTGGACTTGTCTACACAGTCTGTCGTCGCCACCATTCTGTTATTCCTGGTTTCCTTGAAGTtaatctcttttcctctttggcGCACGAATGAAGGAGTTGACCCTGAGTGGATTTTTATAGAGACACCCACTTAACATCTCAATGCAAACAGTCCCGCCTGTCTCTTGCGCTCAAATGAGTAACACTGGCGTCATTTGACAGGCAAAACCAACTAGAGGCTTAGATGCCCCACAGAAAAGTGCAATTCTGCGCCGTTTGAAGTATATATTGTAAATTGTTGAATGTTTTGGAATTCCACTCCTTCTTcgtaatgtatttattctacAATTCTTTGAATGcactaaaaaaaatattgataacAAATGCAGGCCTTGCAGACAAGTAGCAGAGGAATAGTCAGACACCACCATGTATATGTTATGCATAAACACGGCGTCCCTTTGGGAAAGAAAGTactctgtctgtctatttatCTATAGCTATTGGGattattttgaagtcagttaaacacaaaacatacacaGACCACTAAGTTTCGAAATTGACATACAAGTGCCAGCCGAGAAACAACGTGTGGGGCAAAAAGCTAGGAGAAGCGTAAAAATCATAAACATAATGGGTAATCATAATGGTTCTGCTTGGCGAGCATGCTGTGGGCACTATTGACTCCTGTATTCAATCTTTTATATGTGAGTTTCACGCCACCAGGTCGAAGGCAGCACCGTGGTAATTCCCTGCGTGTCCCCACAACATTTCGATTATCTGGTGGCCACTTGTAGTAAAAGTGTTACACCTGCAACATGTTATTACAACAGTTAAACTATACTTTTTAAGgcaacagtgcttttcttttttttacacattaaaCGCTAAAGGGGCTCTCTTGTGACTCGAAGACCACAAGAAATGTTGCTAAATTGTTGTTACTTAAGGATTTGTAGACTATTGTGCGTCGCCAGTTTTTGTCTTCATATACCAGGCGCGGTGAGGCACCGAGGAGAATCGCGGGCCGCCCCTTGTCCTCGGTCCTTCGCCTCCCGATTTTCCACACTGCTCCCTGAAAGGAGTGAAGGCTTGGGAAAGTCATACCAGCTGAAACAACGTATTGACTAGACTGCACATCTTGTGCTCACACACAGGACCTATGAACATATAAATGGGGTTGAATTAAGGCTATACCAATTTATGGGATGCTCGATATGTTGGCTGTAGCAGTGTCTGTAAGGTAAATGCGATCATTATAGCCCTAAGTAACTCTATAGATGTGCGATTTGGgcttacttgagtatttccagaTGGCAGAAAGTCAGTTTAGATGCTGCGTTTTGACGACACTGAGAAAACCTTTCTTACATTGCCCACGTCTTCCAGCCTGATCCGGTACACAATGCGTGTGCTCAAGGAGGGGCATTTGTATTCACTCTGGGGAGAGCGCGCATGCATGAAAAGAGGCCAGTTTATAGTCGTGCTCCATTGATCTTTTCTTTTGGCATGCTTTGTGACCACAAACGTGTGCGCATCAAAAGATTCCCTCCACTTCTAACGTGAACCAACACAGCTCTTCTCTTCATTCCGCTATGACAAGATAAATATAGACTACGTTTCATTTGATTGTCACAAAACGCCACCCAATGTTCTAGCTCAAACTGCACTATGCTGCAGAATATTGTCGTTTATTAAATTGCACGacatatttgtaaaaatatatattttttgtttcaatAGTTAGGACTATATTGTTAGTCTCGAAGAACTAAAGTCTGAAGTGCATAGcgaaaatataattaaaatggaCTATTGAAGCACAGGCATGGCAGGCGTGTGTCAGCCACTAATTGCGTAACA is part of the Cyclopterus lumpus isolate fCycLum1 chromosome 7, fCycLum1.pri, whole genome shotgun sequence genome and harbors:
- the her3 gene encoding hairy-related 3 — its product is MVATTDCVDKSKPIAGNKVSKPLMEKKRRARINKCLDQLKSLLESYYSTSIRKRKLEKADILELTVKHLRNLQKIQSCTAAASEFSDYQSGFSCCLANVNQYLLMADNLNGSDRWMLSQLSSKLCRSRGREEVFSTMDSGPDGAETREEVRRVLPPAAGPEDRKTAKSKTLKAHRASTSSLIPNGDAGTKQAAPKLNTLEQSSSNKKLHPASHRDEVANTQRNVWRPW